The genomic window AAACAAAAAATAATAACCTTGATGCGATTTTTTTCTCTATTTATCTTTCTGCTGTTTTTTCAAATTTTGAGTGCTCATAAACCTAAAGTTAAAGTGGGCAATTTTGGAAATGTGAAAACCTTTTATATTTCAGAATTCAATTTTGGTTCTAAAACAGTAAGTTCAGAGGAATTGAAAATGGAAGTTTTTGGCAAGCTTTCTCAACGTATTGCAGAAAAATATCGTTATAACGATACCATTCTTATAGAAAGAATGACTATGCCTTATTATAATGAGAAAGCTTTTTTTATTATTGAGAATGACAACTCTGCTTATAAGCTGCCATGGCTGGATAATGGTTTTGTTACAAAAAGCAATAAGAAAGGATTAGCGATTAGAATTATAAGTTCAAAAGTTGAAGTTAAAACTGTTTTGAAATGTGTGGAATACGCAATTTTAAATCAGAAAAAGTTGAATCGAAATCTTATTACCGTAAATTTTAAATATGGTGAAGATAATAATATGCCTTTAAAGGTAAATTCTGATGATTTTATTAATGAAATTATTGCCCAGCCTTCAGCATTGGTTGAAGAATTGATGAATACGGAAATTTTATTATTGGATAATGGTGCACTACGAACTGAAATATCTTGGAAGAATAATGATTTTATATTTACAAAGAATACAAAATATTTAAAAGAAGATAATGTTTATAAGAACGAATATGTAAGCCATAAAGTTTCAGATTTTAAGTACTATATTGATTCTTTTGATTCTAGTTATTTTATAATTTTTAATGATGTTAATATATTTACTTACTTTGATGGTCTAGAAGAGAATACTTCTCCGAAAATAAATGTTGAAAATAATTGGTATGCATTTAATTTGGCAAGAGAAAATCTAGGAAATAAAATTATTTTGTATGATACGAACGAGTATTTTTATGTATATAACATTAATAAAAAACTACTCCAAAAAATAGAGTAGTTTGTATATTTTATTTCCATTTATCTTAAGAAAATCTTTCAATTAAAGCCATGTAGAATCCGTCGTAGCCTTCACTCGGCATTACTTTTTCGTCTTTAATCATTTTAAAATTCGGATTGTTTTTAATGAATTCGTCAACCTGTAAATTGTTTTCAGAAGGTAGAATAGAACATGTTGCATACACCATTTTCCCTCCTTTTTTAAGCATTTTAGAATAATCCTGAAGAATCTGCTGTTGTTCTTTTTTAATTCTGTCGATGAAATCCTGATCGATTTTCCATTTGCTGTCCGGATTTCTTTTCAATACTCCAAGTCCTGAGCAAGGAGCATCAATTAACAATCTATCCGCTTTTTCGTGAAGTCTTTTAATGACCTTATTGTCGGCAATCATTCGGGTTTCAATATTGTGAGCTCCGGCTCTTTTTGCACGACGCTTCAATTCTGCCAATTTCCATTCGAAGATATCTAAAGCGATAATTTGTCCTTTATTTTGCATCAATGCAGCCAAATGAAGTGTTTTTCCACCTGCACCCGCACAAGCATCCACAACTCTTTGTCCTTCCTTTACATCAAGGAAATACCCGATCTTTTGTGAAGATGCATCCTGAACTTCAAATAATCCTTCTTTAAAAGCTGTGGTAAGAAAAACGTTCTTTTTCTCTTCCAATTGCACTGCATCAGGATAATTTTTGATAGGATAAGAAACTATATTTTCATCAGAAAGATCTGAAATAAGTTCTTTTGTCGTCGTTCTTAAAGAATTTGCTCTCAAAACTGTCGGAGCCTGCTCATTCAAAGCAAGCATTTCTTTTTCCCATTTTGGACCTAATTCTTTTTCCAGCGTTTCAGCTAACCAGTCCGGAATAGAATGTTCTATTGCTTTTGTAGGAACGGTATTCTTTTTAAGCTTGGTTAAAATGTCTGCAATTTTGATTCCGTCGAATTCTTCAAACTTTTTATAATTGGTTTTACTCCAAAGAAGATAAGCGATGATAAGCTTGTAGATGTTGTTAGGTTTTACCCCTTCACCCATATAATATTCCAAACGTTTTTTCCAACGGATGATATTATAGAAAATTTCAGAAACAACGGCTCTGTCCTGGCTTCCCCATTTTCTATTGGCTTTTAAAAGCCTTTCGATTACTTTATCGGCATATTTATTTTTCTCGAAAAATGTTTCCTGTAAAGCATCGTGAATTCCGATCGCTAAGTTTCTGTGAATAAGTTCCATAAAATTGGGTTCTGCTATTTTGAATCTGCAAAAATACGAATTTAAGTTGAGAATTTCGGGTTCAAAGTTTTGAGTTCTGTGTTCAAGGTTGAGTAGGGTATTTTGATTTATTGCTAGTTATGTAAAGAAACAGCTGAATTCCAATTAATATAAATATCATTATCAATTGCTTGTCTGCTAAATCCGATCTTTCCATATTGATTTTCTGTAAAGAATAAATTTTTGATTTTGAAAATTCTTTCAGTTCATTTAAATCTTTAAATTTTTCAACCTTGTCAATATCTTCACTTACAAAAGTTCGCGAATAATTTGGAATTAAATCGATTTCATTAGCTATTTGAAAAAATAGCCAACCAAAAAGCAGTATGGAAATAATTAGAAATAGTCTTCGGATATTTCTCATGTTTTAAAAATTTAATTAAAAATATTAAAATTATCTTTGCAAAAATTAAAAATATGAGTGATACTGTACTTTGTCCGAAATGTAGCTCGGAATTTACTTATGAGCAGGATGGTTTGATGGTTTGCAGCCAATGTTTCCACGAGTGGGATCCCGCAGAAACAGGAAATGATGACAAAATTTTGGACATCAACGGAAATGAACTACAAAACGGAGATTCGGTGATCGTAATGAAGGATCTTCCGGTAAAAGGAGCGCCAAAACCGGTGAAAGCAGGAACTAAAGTGAAAAATATCCGCTTAAGACCAGATAGTGATCATAATATTGACTGTAAAATTGATGGTTTCGGAGCAATGGCCCTGAAATCAGAATTTGTGAAGAAAGCATAAAAAAAGGAAAAAATTGGACAGTGTAATCTTTCAAAGACTGATTGCAGGAGTGCTAATTTTGTCTTAAAGGCAGAAAGAGAATTAACCAAAAATTTCCTTATGCTGTTGAATACAAATGTAAGAAAAGTTTAAATTCAATTCTTACGTTTGTATTTTTTTATTAAAACTTTAACAGTATAAGTGTAAGGAAATCTGTTGGTTATGTTTTTGGTTTTTACTTTAGATAAACGAAATTTTGACTAAACCTGTTAATTTTTCATCTGTATACATAACGATCTCCTTATTTCTGGTTTTTACTTTATTCCAATAATAATTCCCTGCAAATCTGCTTTCTAAAACCTCTGCTTCGATTCCTTCTTCTGAAATGCTGATTTCTTTCGGATAATAGGAGAACTTTTTGATATTAAAATCTGTGATTTCTGTTTCCGTAAAAATATTTACCTCGCCAAAAAGCTTAGCAACGTATGAATTGTAGGGACTTCTAAAAGTTTCTTCCGGATTGTCATTTTGGATTAACCGTCCGTTTTGAAGGACAATAATCTGATCCAGCCACGGAATAATATCCTGAAGCTCGTGAGTAGAGATGATTAAAGAAATTTTATTCTGTTTCACATAAGAAAAAAGTTTTTCACGAAGCTCGATTTTTCTGGGGAAATCCAGATTACTGAAAGGTTCATCCAGAATAAGCAGTTTAGGTAAAACCGAAAGCGCTCTTGCAATGGCTACTCTCTGTTGTTGTCCTCCGCTCAGATATTTCGGTAGAATATTCGCATATTCTTCCAAACCTACTACTTCAAGAAGTTCTGCAACAGTTTCTTTTTTCTGGGTCAAATTGATATTGGATATAAATTTCCCAACATTTTCAGCTACGGTAGCGTAAGGCATTAGATCAAAACTTTGTGCAACAAATTTCATGTCAGCTTCTCCCGGGACAAGATTCCCTTTAGGGCCCATCAGTTTTTCACCATCAAAAATAATTTCTCCGTTTTCCCAATCCAAAAGACCATACATTAAGCTTAGTAAGGTTGATTTTCCGCATCCGCTTTCACCTGCCAATGCGATAATCTTACCGGCTTCAAATCTCAGGTTAAGGTTCTGAAACAGAGGTTTTTCTTTTGTATGTGAGAAGTATAAATTGTTTATTTCTAATAGCATAATACAAATGTAATGAAATGATATGTTTTAGGAAACAAAGAATATTTTTATTATATTAGCTGGAGTAATAAAATGTATGAAAATGAGAAAAAAGCTGTATCTATTAGCAATTCCGACTCTGCTGATTGCTTCAGTTGCAGTTTCTTGCAGCAAAGAAAAACCATTAACAAGCGAAAGCAATGAAATTGCAACGACGAAAGACGGGAATCAGTTTATTCTGGATACTCTGAACAGCAGGGTAGAATGGAAGGGATACAAAATTTTAAAATCTGAAAGCACAAGCCATTTCGGAACGATAAAATTTGAAAGCGGTGATGTTACCGTAAAAGAAGGAAAACTTGAAAGCGGAAAATTTGTTGCCGATATGAACTCTTTAACTTCCGTTGATTTAAAAGATGATGCAGATCAGTTAGGGAAATTAAACGGACATCTGAAAAGCGGCGATTTCTTTGAAGTAGAAAAATTTCCTACCGCTTCTTATGAAATTACTAAAATTGCACCTTCTGCGGAAGGGGATTATAATACTGTTTTAGAAGGGAATTTAACGATTAAAGGAATTACAAAACCGGTTTCGTTTAAGGCCAATGTTTCCGTAAAAGAAGGTATGGTAAGCATTGCTACTGAACCGAAAGATGTAAACAGGGATGAGTTCGGGGTAAAATTCCAGACTCCCGCTGCCAATGGAGTGATCAAAAATGAGGTGACGCTCCAGATTAACGTAAAAGCTTTAGAAAAAAAGTAATTTTTTTATTTAAGTAAATAAGTGATTGAAGTCTGCCTCCGGAAAAGAGGCAGATTTTTTTTAACAGTTTAAGGAAAATTATTTCGCTGAAAAACCGTATTTTTGCAAAACATTTTGAAAGGGTAAAACAATGATAGAAAAGATAGAAGAATTACTAGTTGAAGTAAACAGCTTCAGTACCACATCAAAAGAGGAAATTGAAAACTTCCGAATCAAGTACAATGGTAAAAAGGGTATTCTGAACGATTTTTTTGAAAAATTTAAAGAAGTTCCGAACGACCAGAAGAAAGAATTCGGGCAAAAGATCAATACTTTAAAGCAAGCTGTTAATGTAAAGTTGGAGGATTTAAAAAATGCTTCCGCATCTTCTGTTATCGTAGAGAAAGAGGATTTAACAAGACCGGCTTTCCCGTTGGATCTAGGTTCAAGACACCCGATCAGCTTGGTTAAAAACAGAATTATTGAAATCTTTAAATCCATCGGTTTTGCCGTAGCAGACGGACCGGAAATTGAAGATGACTGGCATAACTTTACAGCATTGAACCTTCCGGAATATCACCCGGCAAGAGATATGCAGGATACTTTCTTTATTGAACAGAACCCGGATATTTTACTGAGAACACATACTTCTTCGGTACAGATCCGATATATGGAAGAAAATCAGCCGCCGATCAGGATTTTATCTCCGGGAAGAGTATTCCGTAATGAAGCGGTTTCTTCACGTTCACACTGTATTTTCCATCAGATTGAAGGATTGTATATTGATGAGAATGTAAGTTTTGCAGATCTGAAACAAACTATTCAGTTTTTTACGACTGAACTTTTCGGAAAATCTAAGATCAGATTGAGACCTTCTTATTTCCCGTTCACAGAGCCAAGTGCTGAAATTGATGTATACTGGGGATTAAACTCTGAAACCGACTACAGGATTACAAAAGGAACCGGTTGGTTGGAAATCATGGGTTGCGGAATGGTGGATCCTGCCGTTTTAAAAAATGTAAACATCGATGCCGATAAATATTCAGGGTACGCTTTCGGAATGGGTATTGAAAGAATCGTAATGCTTCTTTACCAAATGAGTGACATCAGAATGTTCTTCGAAAATGATATCAGAACTTTAGAACAGTTTAAAACACTATAAAAATCAACCCTCCGAAACCTTCGGAGGGTTTTTGTTTTTAATTACTGACCTAAGAAACAAAACGTAATTAAAAACTAGATTTCATAAAAAATTACTTCGGTTATCAGCTTTTTATTTTCTTTTTCGTCCAGCCTTTCACACGGTTATAATCTAAAAAGTAAGTGAGTTTTAACGAAAAATTATTTACAGTAG from Chryseobacterium camelliae includes these protein-coding regions:
- the pheS gene encoding phenylalanine--tRNA ligase subunit alpha, which gives rise to MIEKIEELLVEVNSFSTTSKEEIENFRIKYNGKKGILNDFFEKFKEVPNDQKKEFGQKINTLKQAVNVKLEDLKNASASSVIVEKEDLTRPAFPLDLGSRHPISLVKNRIIEIFKSIGFAVADGPEIEDDWHNFTALNLPEYHPARDMQDTFFIEQNPDILLRTHTSSVQIRYMEENQPPIRILSPGRVFRNEAVSSRSHCIFHQIEGLYIDENVSFADLKQTIQFFTTELFGKSKIRLRPSYFPFTEPSAEIDVYWGLNSETDYRITKGTGWLEIMGCGMVDPAVLKNVNIDADKYSGYAFGMGIERIVMLLYQMSDIRMFFENDIRTLEQFKTL
- a CDS encoding YceI family protein, producing the protein MRKKLYLLAIPTLLIASVAVSCSKEKPLTSESNEIATTKDGNQFILDTLNSRVEWKGYKILKSESTSHFGTIKFESGDVTVKEGKLESGKFVADMNSLTSVDLKDDADQLGKLNGHLKSGDFFEVEKFPTASYEITKIAPSAEGDYNTVLEGNLTIKGITKPVSFKANVSVKEGMVSIATEPKDVNRDEFGVKFQTPAANGVIKNEVTLQINVKALEKK
- a CDS encoding sulfate/molybdate ABC transporter ATP-binding protein, encoding MLLEINNLYFSHTKEKPLFQNLNLRFEAGKIIALAGESGCGKSTLLSLMYGLLDWENGEIIFDGEKLMGPKGNLVPGEADMKFVAQSFDLMPYATVAENVGKFISNINLTQKKETVAELLEVVGLEEYANILPKYLSGGQQQRVAIARALSVLPKLLILDEPFSNLDFPRKIELREKLFSYVKQNKISLIISTHELQDIIPWLDQIIVLQNGRLIQNDNPEETFRSPYNSYVAKLFGEVNIFTETEITDFNIKKFSYYPKEISISEEGIEAEVLESRFAGNYYWNKVKTRNKEIVMYTDEKLTGLVKISFI
- a CDS encoding RsmB/NOP family class I SAM-dependent RNA methyltransferase; protein product: MELIHRNLAIGIHDALQETFFEKNKYADKVIERLLKANRKWGSQDRAVVSEIFYNIIRWKKRLEYYMGEGVKPNNIYKLIIAYLLWSKTNYKKFEEFDGIKIADILTKLKKNTVPTKAIEHSIPDWLAETLEKELGPKWEKEMLALNEQAPTVLRANSLRTTTKELISDLSDENIVSYPIKNYPDAVQLEEKKNVFLTTAFKEGLFEVQDASSQKIGYFLDVKEGQRVVDACAGAGGKTLHLAALMQNKGQIIALDIFEWKLAELKRRAKRAGAHNIETRMIADNKVIKRLHEKADRLLIDAPCSGLGVLKRNPDSKWKIDQDFIDRIKKEQQQILQDYSKMLKKGGKMVYATCSILPSENNLQVDEFIKNNPNFKMIKDEKVMPSEGYDGFYMALIERFS
- a CDS encoding zinc ribbon domain-containing protein YjdM, giving the protein MSDTVLCPKCSSEFTYEQDGLMVCSQCFHEWDPAETGNDDKILDINGNELQNGDSVIVMKDLPVKGAPKPVKAGTKVKNIRLRPDSDHNIDCKIDGFGAMALKSEFVKKA